The Cannabis sativa cultivar Pink pepper isolate KNU-18-1 unplaced genomic scaffold, ASM2916894v1 Contig3, whole genome shotgun sequence genome window below encodes:
- the LOC133033154 gene encoding phospholipase A1 PLIP2, chloroplastic-like, whose protein sequence is MDSLCLKTGIHGIAPPIQMGGGLEVRTNPSQFSAVGRSNTGDKSTTVQKKAAVSSMFSFKYSLKSFWPGGGGEGRSGGGRYGGMALDDTVLTETGEEKKKKVDKVGGERSGVMGSDGRNENWVLKILHVRSMWKDDEEKEEEEGKSLDLDAKLRKEVGNGGGAVDNQGEGSEGEDGEGCHACDGCRVEDGDEEVAEFDRDSFSRLLRKVSLAEARLYAQMSYLGNLAYCIPRIKPGNLLRCYGLRFVTSSIDKRELAAKAEKTQEPEEIQEEKKESKEVEEVENNKSNGYGISASAAYHIAASAASYLHSHTRSILPFKSSKGDVGKDLSEEIRRTNEGVRMMNSEMASLMATTDSVTAVVAAKEEVKQAVADDLNSSHSSPCEWFVCDDDQSGTRFFVIQGSESLASWQANLLFEPVRFEGLDVLVHRGIYEAAKGLYEQMLPEVLAHLKSKGDRATFRFTGHSLGGSLALLINLMLLIRNKAPVSSLLPVITFGSPSIMCGGDRLLRKLGLPLGHVQSVTMHRDIVPRAFSCNYPNHVAEFLKAVNGSFRNLPCLSNQKLLYAPMGNLLILQPEEKFSPNHHLLPLGTGLYLLTYPLSKTDDAEKLLRDAKSVFLNSPHPLEILRDRSAYGSEGAIQRDHDMNSYLKCVRGFIRQELNLIRKAKRENRRKVWWPLVALHSVNAGIVVGRRSLGTAAGNMGQEQFNFSGIVKTGRASLKRFSRLVTSQHMHLFVVLLFPARLLLLGAFNMISSN, encoded by the exons ATGGACAGTTTGTGTTTGAAAACAGGGATTCATGGCATAGCTCCGCCGATTCAAATGGGTGGAGGGCTTGAAGTCCGCACAAACCCATCTCAGTTTAGCGCCGTAGGAAGGTCTAACACAGGTGACAAGTCAACAACGGTTCAAAAGAAGGCGGCGGTGTCTTCGATGTTTTCTTTTAAATATTCATTGAAATCTTTTTGGCCCGGTGGAGGAGGAGAAGGTCGGAGTGGTGGAGGCAGGTATGGTGGAATGGCCCTTGACGACACCGTTTTGACGGAAACcggtgaagagaagaaaaagaaggtcGACAAGGTAGGTGGTGAGAGGAGTGGCGTAATGGGTTCAGATGGACGAAATGAGAACTGGGTTTTGAAGATTTTGCATGTTCGATCGATGTGGAAGGACGATgaggagaaagaagaagaagaaggtaaAAGTCTTGATCTTGATGCTAAGCTAAGGAAGGAGGTTGGAAATGGTGGTGGGGCCGTTGATAACCAGGGTGAAGGATCTGAGGGTGAGGATGGGGAGGGTTGTCATGCGTGTGATGGGTGTAGAGTAGAAGATGGTGACGAAGAAGTGGCTGAGTTTGATAGAGATTCATTTTCAAGATTGCTTCGGAAAGTGTCTCTTGCCGAGGCCAGGTTATATGCACAAATGTCATATTTGGGGAATTTGGCTTACTGCATTCCCAGAATCAAG CCAGGAAATCTTCTCAGATGTTATGGCCTGCGTTTTGTAACATCATCCATTGATAAAAGGGAATTGGCAGCTAAAGCTGAGAAAACTCAGGAGCCAGAGGAAattcaagaagaaaaaaaagaatcaaAGGAGGTTGAAGAAGTAGAAAATAACAAAAGCAATGGATATGGAATAAGTGCATCTGCTGCTTACCATATTGCTGCCTCTGCAGCTTCTTATTTGCATTCTCATACAAGGAGCATACTTCCCTTTAAATCTTCAAAAGGTGATGTTGGGAAAGATTTGTCCGAAGAAATTAGGAGGACCAACGAGGGTGTCAGGATGATGAACTCTGAGATGGCTTCTTTGATGGCTACCACTGATTCTGTTACTGCTGTGGTTGCTGCAAAGGAGGAAGTAAAACAAGCCGTTGCTGACGATTTGAACTCATCACATTCATCGCCTTGTGAGTGGTTTGTGTGCGATGATGATCAAAGTGGCACAAGATTTTTTGTTATTCAG GGATCAGAGTCACTTGCATCTTGGCAAGCAAACTTACTTTTTGAACCTGTTCGATTTGAG GGATTGGACGTGCTTGTGCATAGAGGTATATATGAGGCTGCGAAAGGGTTATATGAACAGATGCTGCCTGAAGTCCTTGCGCATCTTAAATCAAAGGGAGACCGTGCAACCTTTCGTTTCACTGGCCATTCTCTCGGGGGAAGCTTGGCTCTACTAATAAATCTCATGTTGCTAATACGGAACAAGGCGCCAGTTTCTTCCCTGCTACCTGTAATAACTTTTGGCTCACCATCCATTATGTGTGGAGGGGATCGTCTTCTTCGCAAACTAGGATTGCCACTAGGTCATGTTCAGTCTGTTACAATGCACCGAGACATTGTTCCTAGAGCGTTCTCTTGCAATTACCCTAACCATGTTGCTGAGTTTCTCAAAGCTGTTAATGGGAGCTTTCGGAATCTTCCCTGTCTCAGTAACCAG AAACTATTATATGCTCCCATGGGCAACCTTTTGATTCTTCAGCCAGAAGAGAAGTTCTCCCCAAACCATCATCTTCTACCTTTAGGCACAGGTCTATATCTTTTAACTTATCCGTTGTCGAAAACAGATGATGCAGAGAAGCTTCTTCGAGATGCAAAGTCAGTGTTCTTGAACTCACCACACCCACTTGAGATTCTACGAGACAGATCTGCCTATGGTTCCGAAGGAGCCATACAAAGAGATCATGACATGAATTCCTACTTAAAATGTGTAAGAGGGTTTATTCGCCAAGAGCTAAATCTCATTAGAAAGGCCAAGAGAGAGAATCGCCGGAAGGTGTGGTGGCCTCTTGTGGCGCTGCATAGCGTCAATGCCGGCATTGTTGTGGGTAGAAGATCTCTCGGGACAGCAGCAGGCAACATGGGCCAAGAGCAGTTCAACTTTTCGGGCATTGTAAAAACAGGTAGAGCATCATTGAAACGATTTAGCAGGCTTGTTACATCACAGCACATGCACTTGTTTGTTGTGCTTCTGTTCCCTGCGCGGTTGTTACTCTTAGGAGCATTCAACATGATCAGTTCCAATTGA